A stretch of DNA from Besnoitia besnoiti strain Bb-Ger1 chromosome II, whole genome shotgun sequence:
AAAGCATCAAAGCCACACTGAAGAGATTGCCGGCGCAAACGGCTTCTCCTCATCCTTGAATGAAGGAGcggagcgcggagagagagagccgaatacggacagcgacgcgtctgcagccgaTTGCAAGGCGCTTctggcgaaggcggaaggcCCGAAAAAGGACGAAAAGGAAACTCAAGCTCAGCTCCACACCTGGCACGCGCCTACGCGGTCTCTTTATCTGCTGGTTGCAGTGTAAGACACAGGGGACCGGAAGCTATCGCGGCGTAGATGCAACCCGTGAGCCGGGACGAACGCTCCAACTCTCTGTCTACGCACGAGTTATCTCTGCGTCAAGTCGCCTTCGGCAGCGTCTCAATCGGCATTCCGTCAGTCTTCAGATATTAGTTTTGaccttccgcgccgcgttcgcctccgttTCGGGCTCCTGTGGTAGTTCTCGCCTCCCATATGCGCAAGTCCGATGAAAGTCTTCGTTtcttcctgcgtcgcctctggcCTTCCCCGCTCTCCCGCCGTCAGGGAATCAAGCCTCCGCTCGTGGACGGATTGCGTGTCTGTTCTGTTGTGTTGTGCTCGCTCTCTCACTCCGCTGCGACGTGTCCTCCATGATTCGAGGCTCTCCTGCagaccggcgcgcgcggcgctggttGGCATGGGCTTCTATTTTGTACCTTTCTGTGCATTCAAAGCGAGAAGCGGGTCGCGCTGTCTTTCTTGTCGCCTTGTATGTGTCTTTTTTTTAGGAGATTCACGGccctcgctgcttcgccttcgtccgcgtcgcccgctgtCTGTACGCGACAAgccttcgcggcttcgctgcaAGAGGCACTGGAGCGCCTCTCGGGACGCCTGGGTGCGGAGCTTATTCTTGCTGATCTGCTGCACTTTGAGGACAACCTGGGCATCCTGCGAACCGACACAGAGTGAGCCAGAAGGCACAGGCTGCGTTTGCTTCCCCGCAGTACTGAGAGTTATGCAGGTATCCGCTGTGTATCAAGtgcatacgtatatatatatatatatatatatatatatataattatatacagatatatgcGTGGTGTATTTGAGTTAGCTCGTCTGGCTCAGCTGTTACTCCTGTTGCCTGCGACTGTGAATGATTTCTCCGACTCGCGGCGTCTGGTGACTGTCGCCTCCCTGGCTGCGTGTTGAGGCGTCTCTGTggtttccttttcttctcttctcagGGGAGcgccctcgcttcttctcgctctgcaCCAAATTGCCGCGATTGGTGGCTCGCCGTGTCACTGCGTTCTGCTGCGAACCTCCAGCGTGCTGGGAGCCCTCGCAGTTCCGCGacggcctgcggcgtctctcgtgCTTGTCTGACGACGTTTGTCGTCTTCACATGACAAGTGTAGCGGAACACAGTTGTTATCTGCGCTTCTCAAACCCTCTCGTAAAACGCACTCAGTATTCGCTGTAAAGCGCCATTTTAaaatgcatatatgtatgatACGTGCCGTATAGACTCACTTCGCAGGTGGTACGGCTGCACTCCAACCTCAAAAGCATGCCTGGGTTTTTGCACGTGTTCGCATCTGTTGCGTCTCTCCCCGGTATTCGCGTTTTGTTTAGCTCAACCGTCGGAATGCAGGTGGGATTGCTGCGTAGAGCTCCTAAAAGTGTCAACTCTGAACCGGCTGTCGTGCCCCCTGTAAGGGTTAGGGTTCTGCACTTTTCGTTTTGCCGTAGCTTCACGGGTCACGAGGCGCCATGACGCCTCGCCAATTATCTAGCACTCTCTGCATGGCTATGCATAGATCCACATTTGTTTAGACACCCTTGAAAAAAACAAATATTGTCTTTTGGAAAAACCTCCAGAGCGATTTTTATACAGGTGGCGAACTCGTCTCTCAAGTTCGTGACCCATCCGTTTCACGAAAGCTTCGCTTCTCGTTCCTCGTCACTGCATTCCTTTTCAGGGGAACGTTTCCCGATCACACTGATTCTGGTCTCAGCCGCTTTCAACCAGCGCCCATTCGGTCGTCACCGGCGACGTGTGGAACAGTAGGAAATTAATTCGATTTCGtagctgcgcatgcagtaTGTCTCTAAGATATCAGGTTTCGCGTTACTGTAGGCAGTAATTATCGCCATCAATCTGACAACGAACCGGTGCGGTCGGTCGGAGAGGATACACAACTTCACTTTTGTTTTGGAAAGACGGCGGCTTCCCATGTTTCTGAATTGATCCCCACCGCTCAGACCTGATGATTGATCCGTGGAATAGCTCTCAATCCTCAGTTGGGTCCCGTTAGCATTATACGAGGGAAACGAAAATGTCTTCAATTGGGGAGTTTGCTTTGCGGCCTTGACCGTTTCGTGTCGTAAGCCACTTGGAAACACGCCAGCGTAGAAAGGAGGTGAAGTTGACCTCTGGCACACCCCAAGCCCTGACTCGCCACATGAAATACGCATCACTTTGGCCTCAAGGTGAGTCACTCGACATTATTCCGTCGCGAGCTAGGTGGTCGCCTGGGTTTAGATAGTGGCATTTCGATGTAGAGACACACAGTATTCCAAGCCCAAAAAATGGACAGGCTCTGTCAGGGCTGGTTGGCGCTTGTCTTCAGCGAGAGAGTGCGTTAGACGCTATATTTCGCAGTAAGATCAAGCCTGTTTCCCAGCGCGGACGCCTGTGGCGTCTCGGAGTCGTCAGCATAGGTGCGCGTAGGCGATCCGTGGAAAGCTGTCGAATGATGCATGCAATCTGACTCTCAGATAGGGTCAAAGCCAACCGAAGGAAAACCACGTCTGTAAACCCGTGAATCCAGCATGTTGCTGGCAATCTCACCGCTAGGTAACTAAACAACCCCCCTGAAGGGGGGCACAGATCCGTGGGGGTTTATATACCCGCGGGCAGGAAATGCGATGTGGTAGGACAGTACCCAATGAACGAGGAGCAAAAACGCAATCGCATGTTTGCAGGGCTCTGTGACACGTGACTTGCTTGCAAACTTCCAGTTGAAGGCGTATCCCTTGGAACTTGCTGTCTTCCCGAAGAATTCGAGTCTCTCTTTAGAAATCAAAAAGTTTGTCTGCGAGGAGTTCTTTGGATTGCCGACATCGCCAGGCCGAGGCGTATACTGGAAGGCGAGAGTGCCCCGCCCAATCCACGCACTGCTCTGGGGGGGATTTCTCGTGTTCGAAGTTCTATCCCACGACAATTGGTTTAACGCTACCTGCGCGGAAGGTATGGACCGCATTGATCGCGGCTTCTGTCAAAGGCGTTTGTTTCTCTCTCTTACCTTTGACGTTCTACCCGCCGGGATGACCCGCCGCCGTGCACGAGGAACAATGGAGTCGACAGCGTGTACACTGCAACGACAAGCCATAAATCACACTCCAGCAATACGGAGCTTCTGTATATAAAAGGTCTGTTTTGGAGGACTACGGTTCGCGGCTGTCTGTCTCAACTGGATTGTGATGCGCGCCGCGTGTGACACACCTAAGGAGACGTGCACTTCTGAAGACATTCGAATTTCGCTGACCCCATCCAACCCCAGTGTAACACTGAAGTGCGGGAAAAATGCAATCCTTTCTCCGGAAAGCGGCAAACAATGTTTCGATTACACAAGTGGAAGGTGCGAAACATCATCCAACAGGCTTTTAACGACATCCTCCTGCCGGGCGGACAGACTGCGTGGAATGACAGCACGCTGGACATCGCCTCCTTTTCGAAAAAAGCCAAGACAGTATGTTTCTAATGCAGGGAGAAACAAAGCTTGAGAGTGAATTGTACGGCAACTGTTGACGTGGTAAAGGTTCTAGAGAGCTGCACCCGCGATGCATCAACCGGACAAAAAGACCCGACCTAATTCTCGAGTTGGCAATGTACAAGCCTGTGCTGTTCAAGTGCGCAGACAGTTCTGATCAGCATGCTCCAGCTGGTGAGCCCGCGTTCAGGGGAGAAGACTGCAAAGAACCTAAGGAAGTTGCTACCGAAATCGAAAAGAAGGGTGACAAATCTCGTAGTTTGGTCGTCACGCTGAAAAAAGACCTCCCTGAGAACCACACGTACTGCTACAAATGCAAAAAAGCATTGGAGAGGGTCACGcacgcgacgcagcagagtgCAACGTCAAATCAGAGTCACATCCACAACAACCGACACTGCCTCACACAGAGCCAGGCTCGTCCACGGAGACATCTGAGCCACCGCCCGAGTCCGGAACGGCGAAAGCTCTGAACGTTTACCTGTCGGTTACACTAGCGACGGCACTTGTCTCACAAACTTACTgagggctgcggcggaggcatcCGTGGTTGACGAAGGGGTGGCCCCATTCAGCTGGCACGCGCAGCACAGCGTACAACACGGGAGATCGAAGGGTTCGGTCTCCGTTGGAATGTGCCTCGTATCTAGTTCACGCGTCTGTACTTTTCGCCGTATAGCGCCCGCCAAACACAAATGCGAAGGCGGACCTGAAACTGTGCATTTCTGACCTCGGTTCAAATCATCACTTATATACGATGCTCTCCCAAACACTATACTGTTGCCGGGGGCTGCGCTGCAGTCAAATGGAATGCCTGATTCAAAGTTAGAAGGAGCATCGCTGACCACCTTGAGCACGCTCGCTCGCAAATGATATCAACGAGGGAGTCGCAATCAATGCAGACTGGCAGATGGCTTGCAGGTAGAGGACGTTACCACGCTTATTGCGCCTAGTTGTGTGTTATATTCAACACTCTCGTTTCCTGCGTGAACTACTTCTATTGTAGAGTCCGAAGTGATATCACTACTTAATGAGCTCTCATGAGTCTTTGGGACGTTGCTAGCTACAAGGGCAGATTGGTAGATAGAGCGTGCAATGTCATGGACGATTGACGACTACTAGGGCCCGTGCGAGCTGTGCAGTAGAGAGATAGACATCTTCGGTGCGGCCTTCACCTGAATATTCATTCATATGCATGTGGTATAGCCTCggagcctgcgcgcggccggccTTTCGATTTTCTTGGATTCCAGGCGAACGTTATGCCTGGCGGTCAGCaagacgcgcggccgccgctaCACTACTACGCCAGGCGTGTGGCAGATAATACGAAGATAGTAAATAAAATCATCTCATGGACACCCATGCCCCTGTTCGACGTGCGGTAGCCTATTTGTCGGTGCTGGTTGGCACATACACCGTCTCACGAACGCGCATTCGGTGCCATATCCTGCAGGAAGAGCCAGTCTGGTTTCCCCCAATGACACTTGAGGCGTGTGCCTTGGAGCCTTCAGCACAGGGGCCCGTGGGCGATCCGTTGAAAACTACCGCACGATGCAGGTAACGTGACCATTGGAGTGGCCTCAATCTTAAGAATGAGATGCCATATCTCTGCTGTGAATTCTGCATGATGCCGACAATGCCTACGTTACCGCTAATCAACGGAACCCCGCCATTGACTGGGTTCACAAACCCACCCGCGGTAGTCCACCTGCGTGGGGGTCGGTGACCCGCGGAAAAACAGCCCCTCGTCAAGAATCAAAACACAGTCACGTGCTTGAATGACTCTTTGCAAGGTTGTCTCCGCGGATGCAGGGCAGgaccgctgcagcggcgaggtGCAGAACCAGGGATTAATTTTCTGCTCCTCTTGTACCTCTGCGATACCGTAGGTCAAGCGTCCCCCTCGGGCACTCTCGCCGGCCTCAAGAGGTCGTCCAGCAGGAAGAGTGCCGCGCCGGATTCCTTAGCCTTGAAGAATTTCGGACTCCTGCGCCCCAGCCTTAAGGTCTTGTTGATATTGTTGAAAGGGCAAATTTCTCTTTAAACATGTAAGTGTGAGTCCTTTTTTCCGACAGCCATCGCCTGGCCGTGGCGCGTACTGGAAGGGAGAGCGCCTCTCCCAACCCCAGCACAGCACCGCACGGGGAGGATTCTCGCGTTTTCGCATGTCCACACCAAGCCAATGCCTTTAGCTCTCCACGCGTCTATTCTACGCTCCACATTTGTCGGCCTTTCTTTTAGAAGCGTTTGTTTCTGTGTCTTGTCTCCGCAATCGCTACACACAGTGGAGACCCGCCCCCCGGGGAGGAGCCAGAGAGCAGTAGGAAATTTGAAGCTGAAACGACAAGGTAAAAGCTATACTCCAGCAGCGCGGTGGGAATATGTGTAAATCCGGTTTGGAGGCAAGTATGCTCCGTGGCCGTATGTCTCAGCCTTGTAGTACTATGCGCTGCTGTTGCTGCTAGTGACACAACGGAGCGAAAATGCGATCAAAGTTTCGCTGACCCCAGCCAATCCAAGCGTAACGCTGAAGTGCGCCAGAGGTGCATCCTTTTTTCccgaaaacgaaaaaaaatcTCTCGAGCACACAGGAGAAGCCTGCAGCGGCTCACCGCTCAAGGAGCTTAACGACCCGTTTGTCCAACGCGGGTCCGCCAAACGGGATGGCAACAATTACAACCTtcccagcagcagcgaagacaaTAGGCTTTCGATGCAAGGACACCATGGCCCGAATGTAAAGTGTACAGCGATAGTTGAGGTGACGAAGGCTCCAGGCCTGCAAGGCCTGGTTCCTGGACGGCAAACCCGACGTGATTCTCTACCTGGAGGTGGACAACCTGCTTCTTACAAGCCCAGCAAATGTTAACTTGATCCAGATGCTCGGAACGCATATGTGGGCGAAGGATGTACTGGCCGCGCAGCCGTGCCTAAAGACATTGAAAAGAAAGGCAGTCACTCTCATGGTTTTGTGGCGAGTTTGAAAGAAAAGCTAACGGATGACCTTATATTCTGCTACAAATGCAAACATGACAGGGCAATGAGAGGCGATGCCTCAGCGTGCAGCGTCGAGATCCATGTGACAACCACAACAACCGCCACGGCACACTGTCTTCTCCTGATCCAAGCTCGTCCacagagacgcctgcgccgccccccaACTCCGGAGCAGAAAAACCTGCAGGGTTCTTCCTCCCGCTTGCAGTGGTGACGTTGCTTGCCTCGAAGAAAATCAATATGGTTACTCTTTCAAACTGCAAGGGATGCCTACCGAGGACCGCCCCTACTGCTACAAGTGCCAGCCTGCTGTGAACAGAGAGAGGGACAATGGATGCGGAGTCAATATTCGAGTAACAGCCTCAAAGACCGGGCCATCACCGTCACCAAGACAAACCCCTTGCACGAGCACTTCGCCTCGGACGTCAGATTCAGCGATATTTGGGAGCGTCTTATTCGCACTGGTCCCGACAGCATCGGCGTTCCTGTCTCCCAACTAGTGGCGAGGCCCCACACGTGCTCCCCTGGTACAACGACACGGGCACAACACCTCGCGTTGGAAGCGGAGGCCTCTAGTCTACGAAttgcgccgcaggcgataAACGCAGGATATCGACATGCTGTATGGAGCGTGCCGATTACGTTGAGTCTAGCCTGCTCATCATGCCTCCGCGATGAGCCGTGGTCCGGGCAGTTGGTCGTGTATgggtcgctgctgctgacaAGATCTGCAGCACGATTGAGGCGATGGATCAGAGAAAACGCGGGTATGAGTCGCTCAGCTTGAGTGCTTCCACGTCGGCAGCGTTTGCACATCTAGAAGTCCCGGATTTGCGGCAGTACGAGAAAGAAGTCTGACCCAGGATGGCATGCTGATGTCGGATACTGAAGCGACATCATCTCCTTTACGGGGCGCGGAGTGAGGGTATCCGGGCCGAAGGTGCATTCGCGTGTCACCAAGAGGCAGGCACTAGAAACCGCGTCATGCGCTGATATATTTTGTGTTGACGACAATGCACATGTACCGTCTCCTCTACGTCTTCTGCTTGTCTCAAGCCTgctccttcctccgcctcacTCAACAGGTCGGTGTCAGTGATCGGGTGCTCAAGGTTCTCTCGTCCCGAATCAAGCTGAGTTTGTTGAGGGTAGGGCGCATCGAAAAAGGCCGAAAGACTCGGAGCCTTTTCAACCGCCTCACCGAACAGAAAGACAGTCCTGCTCTCGGAGGTCGAGTCTCCGACCTCGTGAAGGAAGGCTGCGACACAGCCGGGAGTGTAGTTAAGAGAACTAAGTGCAGTCAGTGTCAGATCTTTCCTGGAGCATAGTCGGTCAAGAAAAGCCTGTTCAATCACATTTTGCTTACAGAGGACACGTTGCATGCCGTATGACGTTGCGATGGTCCAAGGCGGTCGTGCATTGGCGGCCTTGTGTCGCAGCGTCAGGCGGGTGGAAGCTGTCCTACTTCGCCCTCGGTGACGGCACGGTATTGAATGAAGACTTCAATAGAGAGGACAACGGTCTGCCATATCCAGCAGCTCTATAAGAATGTTCCCTGTCACGCAATTAGTCTTTCATTGGATGCGCTCCCGCCTAAATCCCGTCCACGGGGCGGGCTGGTTAACCCCCGAGACGCAATGATCTTGTGTAGAGCGAAACTGCAAGTCACCCCAGCTACGGCGCGACCACTTTAGGCTGTTTAAAGGCAGGTCTGCTCCATCTGCGACCGTGTTCCTCGCCCGCTACGCTCTGGAAAATTCGACGGCGCTAATGGGTGAAAAGGCTCTGCTGTGTTTCACTGCATTCGTGACCTCGCCGAAACGAGCCGTCGGCGGGCCGTAGACACATGCGAGTGTTTGCTGTTTCAATGGGCCTTCAAGTTGCCAGCCGGATCGGTGTAGCGATACAGCCTTTTCGCACTACAGAAAAGGCATGGTCTTGTTTTTGACGAGGTAGTTCTGCCGGAAACAAACGTAAGTTTGCAACTacgtctcctcgcctgcacACCACCTCCAGcggacggcgcagcggcggcagacgctgACCCGTGAAGAAACACACGTGGTGCGAAAATAGTGACTTGAGGCTGCGCAAAAACGTTTCCACGATGGACTGGCTGGCGAGTGCAGTGTACCCGAGTTGTGTCTCTGCCACTCCTTCTGAGTCTCCAGTTGTTCTGCGCAGCACACGACACCACTAGAAATGAAGAGTGCAATTCAGACGTCATCAACGTCTCTCTGAC
This window harbors:
- a CDS encoding hypothetical protein (encoded by transcript BESB_037180) — translated: MEMQVESVVFSEAQETQTAQPQTLREAPNSLGKHQSHTEEIAGANGFSSSLNEGAERGEREPNTDSDASAADCKALLAKAEGPKKDEKETQAQLHTWHAPTRSLYLLVAVRFTALAASPSSASPAVCTRQAFAASLQEALERLSGRLGAELILADLLHFEDNLGILRTDTEGAPSLLLALHQIAAIGGSPCHCVLLRTSSVLGALAVPRRPAASLVLV